A single genomic interval of Calypte anna isolate BGI_N300 chromosome 3, bCalAnn1_v1.p, whole genome shotgun sequence harbors:
- the LOC103525253 gene encoding plasminogen isoform X7, which produces MRISKAAFLFLSLLSSVNGDILDDYLRTDSVWILTRNKQFYTTNNEEECAEKCEAERNFNCRAFLFTRKKLQCLTLAENSKMTVTFNSTDAVLYEKIIYLLQCKKGIGTDYRGTEAKTWRGIPCQKWAEQTPHKPNYTPEKYPNAGLEENYCRNPDADVSGPWCYTTDPATRFDYCNIPECEHQVTHTAEGPTVECMQCNGEDYHGEISRTESGLECQHWDAQEPHMHGFTPKHFPEKDLKMNYCRNPDGELRPWCFTTSPSKRWEYCNIPHCTTPPPVSGLGSQCLSGKGEDYRGRIATTESGNACQHWNTQSPHRHGWIPDRYPCKGLEENYCRNPDGEKRPWCYTLNSSVRWEYCAIPHCDGAEQGNADVPAQVPLSEECYRSKGQSYRGTTSVTVSGKKCQAWNSMFPHRHEKTPDRFPNADLRDNYCRNPDGDNSPWCFTTDPSTTWEYCNIKRCDEPTQEPTQIVSPARTAQNIDFTTHTISDCINGNGKDYRGTVAKTARGRTCQEWSSQKPHSHKYFTPVTHPRAGLDKNYCRNPDGDINGVWCFTTDPEKKWEYCEIPRCSSSEHDCGKVPVRSEKTCEQYSMCDASPGAWPWHVSLRTSTNMHHCAGTLIHPRWVLTAAQCLQESTEPSYYRVFLGIQNLNAAEPSLQIQSVQKILKEPSGADIALLKLNRY; this is translated from the exons TGAATGGAGATATACTGGATGACTATTTAAGGACAGATAGTGTTTGGATACTTACTCGAAATAAGCAGTTTTACACAACAAATAATGAAGAAGAATGTGCAGAGAAAtgtgaagcagagagaaattttAATTGCAG GGCCTTCCTATTCACCAGGAAAAAGCTACAGTGTTTAACATTGGCTGAAAATAGCAAAATGACAGTGACGTTCAACAGCACAGATGCAGTTCTTTATGAGAAGATAA TTTACCTTCTACAATGTAAAAAAGGGATTGGAACGGATTACAGAGGAACAGAAGCTAAAACTTGGAGGGGTATTCCATGCCAGAAGTGGGCAGAACAAACACCTCACAAACCAAA TTATACACCTGAAAAATACCCCAATGCTGGGTTGGAAGAAAACTACTGCAGAAACCCTGATGCAGATGTAAGTGGACCCTGGTGTTACACAACAGATCCTGCTACCAGATTTGATTACTGTAACATCCCGGAGTGTGAGCACCAGGTCACGCACACTGCAGAAG GGCCTACAGTGGAGTGCATGCAGTGTAATGGTGAAGACTACCATGGAGAAATTTCAAGAACAGAGTCTGGGCTTGAGTGCCAGCACTGGGATGCCCAAGAGCCTCATATGCATGGATTTACCCCAAAACA CTTTCCTGAGAAGGATCTGAAGATGAATTATTGCCGTAATCCTGATGGTGAACTTCGGCCTTGGTGTTTCACTACCAGTCCTTCTAAACGCTGGGAATATTGCAACATTCCTCATTGCA CTACACCCCCACCAGTCTCTGGTCTGGGCTCCCAGTGTCtttcaggaaaaggagaagactATCGAGGCAGGATAGCCACCACTGAATCAGGAAATGCCTGCCAACACTGGAACACACAGTCTCCTCACAGACATGGCTGGATTCCTGACAGATACCCCTGCAA GGGCTTAGAGGAAAACTACTGTAGAAACCCTGATGGAGAGAAGAGGCCTTGGTGCTACACTCTCAACAGCAGCGTTCGGTGGGAATATTGTGCAATTCCCCACTGTGATGGGGCAGAACAAGGGAATGCTG ATGTGCCTGCACAGGTTCCCCTGTCAGAGGAGTGCTACAGAAGCAAAGGTCAGAGTTATCGTGGCACAACTTCTGTCACTGTATCCGGAAAGAAATGCCAGGCCTGGAACTCCATGTTCCCACACAGGCATGAAAAAACCCCGGACAGATTCCCAAATGC GGATCTGAGGGACAACTATTGTAGAAACCCAGATGGTGATAACAGCCCATGGTGTTTCACCACTGACCCCAGCACAACATGGGAGTACTGCAATATCAAGAGGTGTGATGAACCTACACAAGAGCCCACACAAATTGTCTCCCCTGCAAGGACAGCACAAAATATTGACTTCACTACACACACAATATCTG ACTGCATTAATGGTAATGGTAAAGACTATCGTGGCACAGTAGCAAAAACTGCAAGGGGCAGGACTTGTCAAGAGTGGAGTTCTCAGAAACCTCACAGCCACAAATACTTCACTCCTGTGACTCATCCAAGAGCAGGCCTGGATAAAAAC TATTGCAGGAATCCTGATGGAGATATAAATGGTGTTTGGTGCTTCACAACagacccagaaaaaaaatgggagtaCTGTGAAATCCCACGTTGCT CATCTTCTGAGCATGACTGTGGAAAAGTCCCAGTGAGGAGTGAGAAAACCTGTGAGCAATATAGCATGTGTGATGCATCCCCAGGGGCTTGGCCGTGGCATGTCAGTCTCAGGACAAG CACCAACATGCACCATTGTGCTGGCACTCTGATACATCCACGGTGGGTCCTTACTGCAGCTCAGTGCTTACAAGA GTCAACAGAGCCTTCTTATTACAGGGTGTTTCTTGGGATACAGAATCTCAATGCAGCAGAACCATCCCTGCAAATTCAGAGtgttcagaaaatattaaaggaaCCCAGTGGAGCAGACATTGCTTTGCTGAAGCTGAACAG GTATTGA
- the LOC103525253 gene encoding plasminogen isoform X5 yields MRISKAAFLFLSLLSSVNGDILDDYLRTDSVWILTRNKQFYTTNNEEECAEKCEAERNFNCRAFLFTRKKLQCLTLAENSKMTVTFNSTDAVLYEKIIYLLQCKKGIGTDYRGTEAKTWRGIPCQKWAEQTPHKPNYTPEKYPNAGLEENYCRNPDADVSGPWCYTTDPATRFDYCNIPECEHQVTHTAEGPTVECMQCNGEDYHGEISRTESGLECQHWDAQEPHMHGFTPKHFPEKDLKMNYCRNPDGELRPWCFTTSPSKRWEYCNIPHCTTPPPVSGLGSQCLSGKGEDYRGRIATTESGNACQHWNTQSPHRHGWIPDRYPCKGLEENYCRNPDGEKRPWCYTLNSSVRWEYCAIPHCDGAEQGNADVPAQVPLSEECYRSKGQSYRGTTSVTVSGKKCQAWNSMFPHRHEKTPDRFPNADLRDNYCRNPDGDNSPWCFTTDPSTTWEYCNIKRCDEPTQEPTQIVSPARTAQNIDFTTHTISDCINGNGKDYRGTVAKTARGRTCQEWSSQKPHSHKYFTPVTHPRAGLDKNYCRNPDGDINGVWCFTTDPEKKWEYCEIPRCSSSEHDCGKVPVRSEKTCEQYSMCDASPGAWPWHVSLRTSTNMHHCAGTLIHPRWVLTAAQCLQESTEPSYYRVFLGIQNLNAAEPSLQIQSVQKILKEPSGADIALLKLNSTHGLKTNKSSCLT; encoded by the exons TGAATGGAGATATACTGGATGACTATTTAAGGACAGATAGTGTTTGGATACTTACTCGAAATAAGCAGTTTTACACAACAAATAATGAAGAAGAATGTGCAGAGAAAtgtgaagcagagagaaattttAATTGCAG GGCCTTCCTATTCACCAGGAAAAAGCTACAGTGTTTAACATTGGCTGAAAATAGCAAAATGACAGTGACGTTCAACAGCACAGATGCAGTTCTTTATGAGAAGATAA TTTACCTTCTACAATGTAAAAAAGGGATTGGAACGGATTACAGAGGAACAGAAGCTAAAACTTGGAGGGGTATTCCATGCCAGAAGTGGGCAGAACAAACACCTCACAAACCAAA TTATACACCTGAAAAATACCCCAATGCTGGGTTGGAAGAAAACTACTGCAGAAACCCTGATGCAGATGTAAGTGGACCCTGGTGTTACACAACAGATCCTGCTACCAGATTTGATTACTGTAACATCCCGGAGTGTGAGCACCAGGTCACGCACACTGCAGAAG GGCCTACAGTGGAGTGCATGCAGTGTAATGGTGAAGACTACCATGGAGAAATTTCAAGAACAGAGTCTGGGCTTGAGTGCCAGCACTGGGATGCCCAAGAGCCTCATATGCATGGATTTACCCCAAAACA CTTTCCTGAGAAGGATCTGAAGATGAATTATTGCCGTAATCCTGATGGTGAACTTCGGCCTTGGTGTTTCACTACCAGTCCTTCTAAACGCTGGGAATATTGCAACATTCCTCATTGCA CTACACCCCCACCAGTCTCTGGTCTGGGCTCCCAGTGTCtttcaggaaaaggagaagactATCGAGGCAGGATAGCCACCACTGAATCAGGAAATGCCTGCCAACACTGGAACACACAGTCTCCTCACAGACATGGCTGGATTCCTGACAGATACCCCTGCAA GGGCTTAGAGGAAAACTACTGTAGAAACCCTGATGGAGAGAAGAGGCCTTGGTGCTACACTCTCAACAGCAGCGTTCGGTGGGAATATTGTGCAATTCCCCACTGTGATGGGGCAGAACAAGGGAATGCTG ATGTGCCTGCACAGGTTCCCCTGTCAGAGGAGTGCTACAGAAGCAAAGGTCAGAGTTATCGTGGCACAACTTCTGTCACTGTATCCGGAAAGAAATGCCAGGCCTGGAACTCCATGTTCCCACACAGGCATGAAAAAACCCCGGACAGATTCCCAAATGC GGATCTGAGGGACAACTATTGTAGAAACCCAGATGGTGATAACAGCCCATGGTGTTTCACCACTGACCCCAGCACAACATGGGAGTACTGCAATATCAAGAGGTGTGATGAACCTACACAAGAGCCCACACAAATTGTCTCCCCTGCAAGGACAGCACAAAATATTGACTTCACTACACACACAATATCTG ACTGCATTAATGGTAATGGTAAAGACTATCGTGGCACAGTAGCAAAAACTGCAAGGGGCAGGACTTGTCAAGAGTGGAGTTCTCAGAAACCTCACAGCCACAAATACTTCACTCCTGTGACTCATCCAAGAGCAGGCCTGGATAAAAAC TATTGCAGGAATCCTGATGGAGATATAAATGGTGTTTGGTGCTTCACAACagacccagaaaaaaaatgggagtaCTGTGAAATCCCACGTTGCT CATCTTCTGAGCATGACTGTGGAAAAGTCCCAGTGAGGAGTGAGAAAACCTGTGAGCAATATAGCATGTGTGATGCATCCCCAGGGGCTTGGCCGTGGCATGTCAGTCTCAGGACAAG CACCAACATGCACCATTGTGCTGGCACTCTGATACATCCACGGTGGGTCCTTACTGCAGCTCAGTGCTTACAAGA GTCAACAGAGCCTTCTTATTACAGGGTGTTTCTTGGGATACAGAATCTCAATGCAGCAGAACCATCCCTGCAAATTCAGAGtgttcagaaaatattaaaggaaCCCAGTGGAGCAGACATTGCTTTGCTGAAGCTGAACAG cACGCATGGATTAAAAACCAATAAAAGCTCATGCCTGACCTGa
- the LOC103525253 gene encoding plasminogen isoform X6, with the protein MRISKAAFLFLSLLSSVNGDILDDYLRTDSVWILTRNKQFYTTNNEEECAEKCEAERNFNCRAFLFTRKKLQCLTLAENSKMTVTFNSTDAVLYEKIIYLLQCKKGIGTDYRGTEAKTWRGIPCQKWAEQTPHKPNYTPEKYPNAGLEENYCRNPDADVSGPWCYTTDPATRFDYCNIPECEHQVTHTAEGPTVECMQCNGEDYHGEISRTESGLECQHWDAQEPHMHGFTPKHFPEKDLKMNYCRNPDGELRPWCFTTSPSKRWEYCNIPHCTTPPPVSGLGSQCLSGKGEDYRGRIATTESGNACQHWNTQSPHRHGWIPDRYPCKGLEENYCRNPDGEKRPWCYTLNSSVRWEYCAIPHCDGAEQGNADVPAQVPLSEECYRSKGQSYRGTTSVTVSGKKCQAWNSMFPHRHEKTPDRFPNADLRDNYCRNPDGDNSPWCFTTDPSTTWEYCNIKRCDEPTQEPTQIVSPARTAQNIDFTTHTISDCINGNGKDYRGTVAKTARGRTCQEWSSQKPHSHKYFTPVTHPRAGLDKNYCRNPDGDINGVWCFTTDPEKKWEYCEIPRCSSSEHDCGKVPVRSEKTCEQYSMCDASPGAWPWHVSLRTSTNMHHCAGTLIHPRWVLTAAQCLQESTEPSYYRVFLGIQNLNAAEPSLQIQSVQKILKEPSGADIALLKLNRCAGACHEGI; encoded by the exons TGAATGGAGATATACTGGATGACTATTTAAGGACAGATAGTGTTTGGATACTTACTCGAAATAAGCAGTTTTACACAACAAATAATGAAGAAGAATGTGCAGAGAAAtgtgaagcagagagaaattttAATTGCAG GGCCTTCCTATTCACCAGGAAAAAGCTACAGTGTTTAACATTGGCTGAAAATAGCAAAATGACAGTGACGTTCAACAGCACAGATGCAGTTCTTTATGAGAAGATAA TTTACCTTCTACAATGTAAAAAAGGGATTGGAACGGATTACAGAGGAACAGAAGCTAAAACTTGGAGGGGTATTCCATGCCAGAAGTGGGCAGAACAAACACCTCACAAACCAAA TTATACACCTGAAAAATACCCCAATGCTGGGTTGGAAGAAAACTACTGCAGAAACCCTGATGCAGATGTAAGTGGACCCTGGTGTTACACAACAGATCCTGCTACCAGATTTGATTACTGTAACATCCCGGAGTGTGAGCACCAGGTCACGCACACTGCAGAAG GGCCTACAGTGGAGTGCATGCAGTGTAATGGTGAAGACTACCATGGAGAAATTTCAAGAACAGAGTCTGGGCTTGAGTGCCAGCACTGGGATGCCCAAGAGCCTCATATGCATGGATTTACCCCAAAACA CTTTCCTGAGAAGGATCTGAAGATGAATTATTGCCGTAATCCTGATGGTGAACTTCGGCCTTGGTGTTTCACTACCAGTCCTTCTAAACGCTGGGAATATTGCAACATTCCTCATTGCA CTACACCCCCACCAGTCTCTGGTCTGGGCTCCCAGTGTCtttcaggaaaaggagaagactATCGAGGCAGGATAGCCACCACTGAATCAGGAAATGCCTGCCAACACTGGAACACACAGTCTCCTCACAGACATGGCTGGATTCCTGACAGATACCCCTGCAA GGGCTTAGAGGAAAACTACTGTAGAAACCCTGATGGAGAGAAGAGGCCTTGGTGCTACACTCTCAACAGCAGCGTTCGGTGGGAATATTGTGCAATTCCCCACTGTGATGGGGCAGAACAAGGGAATGCTG ATGTGCCTGCACAGGTTCCCCTGTCAGAGGAGTGCTACAGAAGCAAAGGTCAGAGTTATCGTGGCACAACTTCTGTCACTGTATCCGGAAAGAAATGCCAGGCCTGGAACTCCATGTTCCCACACAGGCATGAAAAAACCCCGGACAGATTCCCAAATGC GGATCTGAGGGACAACTATTGTAGAAACCCAGATGGTGATAACAGCCCATGGTGTTTCACCACTGACCCCAGCACAACATGGGAGTACTGCAATATCAAGAGGTGTGATGAACCTACACAAGAGCCCACACAAATTGTCTCCCCTGCAAGGACAGCACAAAATATTGACTTCACTACACACACAATATCTG ACTGCATTAATGGTAATGGTAAAGACTATCGTGGCACAGTAGCAAAAACTGCAAGGGGCAGGACTTGTCAAGAGTGGAGTTCTCAGAAACCTCACAGCCACAAATACTTCACTCCTGTGACTCATCCAAGAGCAGGCCTGGATAAAAAC TATTGCAGGAATCCTGATGGAGATATAAATGGTGTTTGGTGCTTCACAACagacccagaaaaaaaatgggagtaCTGTGAAATCCCACGTTGCT CATCTTCTGAGCATGACTGTGGAAAAGTCCCAGTGAGGAGTGAGAAAACCTGTGAGCAATATAGCATGTGTGATGCATCCCCAGGGGCTTGGCCGTGGCATGTCAGTCTCAGGACAAG CACCAACATGCACCATTGTGCTGGCACTCTGATACATCCACGGTGGGTCCTTACTGCAGCTCAGTGCTTACAAGA GTCAACAGAGCCTTCTTATTACAGGGTGTTTCTTGGGATACAGAATCTCAATGCAGCAGAACCATCCCTGCAAATTCAGAGtgttcagaaaatattaaaggaaCCCAGTGGAGCAGACATTGCTTTGCTGAAGCTGAACAG GTGTGCTGGTGCATGTCATGAAGGAATATGA